A window of Ascochyta rabiei chromosome 6, complete sequence genomic DNA:
AAAGATGCCCAAGGTGTCTGGCATTCTTATTGAGACGGCGTTTGGGTCTATAGTCGAGATCATCCTGTTCATCATCCTGATCGCGAAGCACACGGCATCAGAAGGCTCCTCTGAACATGGAAACCTCATTCCTGTCATCCAGGCGGCTATCTTGGGGTCCATCCTGACGAATCTGCTGCTGTGTCTTGGACTTTGCTTCTTCGTCGGCGGCCTTCGCCAGGCAAGGCAAAAGTTCCATGCTTCGATCAGCGAGGTCGGCAGCGGTCTGCTCCTTGTAGCTGGGTTCGGCCTGCTGATTCCCAGCGCGTATTACTCGGCATTGAAGGGCTCTGCAGTTCACAAAGCGACCAAGCACCACGAGTTCACCGAGAAGATCCTGCAGCACAATGTCCTCAAGATCAGTCAAGTCACCTCAATCCTGCTGATGATCGCTTTTGCCATGTAAGCTACACCGAGCCCCAGGGAAAAAAAATCGAACTAACAGCAACAAGCTTCATCTTCTACAACGCCCGCTCGCAGCACTCCATCTTCGACGAGGTGCTGGAAGCAGACGAACACGCCGACCTCGACCACCACGAAGATGTGGCCAAGCCAAAATTCACATTCACCGAGTGCATCATCGCCATCGTGCTATCCCTCGCCATTGTTACCATGCTCGCCGTCTTCCTGGTCATCCGCATCGAAGACGTAGTCGAAGCCGGCATCCCCGACCAGTTCCTCGGCCTGATCATGCTGCCTTTGATCGAAAAGGCGGCAGAGCACCTGACCGCCATCGACGAAGCCTGGGATGGCCAAATCGTAAGCCGACATACCCCCAAAAGTCACCCCATATCTGACGATCCGCAGAACTTTGCGCTATTCCACTGCATCGGCCCCTCGATCCAAACCGCACTCTTCAACGCGCCGctggtcgtcgtcgtcggctgGGCCATGGGCAAGGACATGGATCTGAATTTCGAGATCTTCATGGTCGTCTTGCTGGTCCTGTCTATTGTCGTCGTGGGCAACTTCCTGCGCGACGGCGAGTCGAATTACCTCGAGGGCTCGCTTCTGGTGGTGCGTCGTGCTCTGCCCCAAACACGAGAGGGATCGCGTTGCTGACTGGCTCCCAAACAGATTGTCTACATCATCATCGCTGTCGCGTCTTGGTACTACCCCAACCCGGATGTGGCTACGTCGAACGGAGGGCTGGAGGGTTGATTTCGCGGTTCCGTCGCCGCTCTGCTGCATCGGGTACGCTGCCGTCATGATGGTCGTTCTCCCACGCACAGCTCCACGCCGCGCTGACGGAAGGTAGACGCCGCCACGGTAACATCAAGCTTTCCTGATGCAGAGTACATGGGATACAAGCCCGGGCCACGCAACATCAACAAACGCATGGATGGCTGCCTAGGGCGCCTGCGTACGGCTAGGATGCCATACAGGAACGCGTGGATACAATTTAGTCGTATACAGCTTACGTTTGTGCTACGACGGGCCTCTCTGTGCTGTGTTCATGCTGCGCTCTGCGTGGCTGGTTTTAGGGCGTGACTCGGGCTTGTATCCCGTTACCTTGTGCATGGTGGAAGACCAAGCACTGTTGTACGCACCCACACGATTTGTTGTTCATGATTTGACATTACTCGTTGCTATGTACCACAGACATGCCTAGTACCAGGCTTCGCTATATACAAACCCCACCCGCCACGCTCAGTCAAACAGCTCAGTGCACCTTGGCGCCGGCAGCCTTCAGCAGCTTGGGGAAGTTGGGTGTTCCCCAGCCGGTGACGGGGTCCCAGCCCTTGGTGACGGGGAAGCCATCGACGTTGCAGCCGTGGCTGGTACCCTTGAGGATATCGTTGAGGCCCTTGTAGCCCTTCTTGTAGAGCCAGGGGTTGAGGTAGCCGAGGACGGGCTTTCCGCTCGCAATCAGCGCGTCGTTGACGAGCGAGAAGATACCGGCCGTCAGCGGGGTCGAGGCAGATGTGCCGCTGATGGTCCCCTCGGTGCCGTTCCACACGTACGCAAAGTACAGACCCTGCGCCGCAAGATCGGGGTATGCGCGTCCCTTCTTGTTGTACAGGCCGTCGTACTGGCCGTTCAGGTGCTTGATGTACTGCGGCACGGCGTTGCCCTGCCATGTCGGGCGGTCGAAGTAGTCGCTGAAGCCGGAGCCGCCTGCGTAGAAGTCGCGGTAGCCGGTTGATGTGTTGCGGCCGGGGCGGTAGACGGCCTCCTCGGGCTCGAAGTTCATGGTGGCGCCAACGGCGGTCACGTACGGGCACGAGGCTGGGAAGTTGGGGTTGAAGCGGTATGTGTTCTTGCCGTCGTTGGAGTAGCACTTGTCGGTGCCGCCGAGACCGCTGTCGCCggaggagaagaggagagTCGTGCCGCGAGCACCAGCCTGAGCGAACTGCTTGCACACGCGCTCGGCGTACGAGCGGGGGACGGTCTGCTCGGAATCACCGTAAGAGGTGGAGACGATCTTGGGCAGGTCCTTCTGCGAGAGCAGGTAGTTGACCCAGACGAGGTAGGGCTCGTTGGTGTTGTCAGGCGTGGTGATGTCGGGGATGAAAGGAGGCGAGCCACCAGTCGAGTAACTGATGATGGGGGTGTTGTAGCTGATACCGGCAATGGCCTGGAAGTCCAAGTTGGCCTCTCGGCTCTTGCCATCGGCGGTCTGGTTGGCGGTCAAAGGACCGTCCTGGACCGGGCCGTTGTCGATGGAGAATTGCTTGAAGTTGGCAGCCTGGGCAACTGACTCAGGGCGGTACTTCTGGAGGAACTGCTTTCCATCGGGTCGAATGGGGACTTCAGCAAGGAAGTTGTTGAATGCGACATTGTTCTTGTCGAGAGCCTTGGGCTTGTAGCCCTTGGTCTGGTAAAGAGTCTCGAAGCACTGGGGAGTGACCGAGGTTGCGTTGCAGACGGCTGAGATGGTCTGGTTGGAAGGAGTCTGGTAACCCTGGGGAATCTCGGCAGCACCCTCGAAGTAGGTAGCAACGTCCTTGCTGCCACGGAAGAACGAAGTGGTGGGCTGGATGGCATCGATGTGGTCGTGCAGGTGGCGAGGAAGCGACCAGGACGTAGCACGCGCAACAACAGAGCCGTCGTGGTGCTTGTAGTTGTGGTACTCGGTGTCAAGGAGCTTCTCCACCGACTCAATGGGAAGGCGAACGGTAACCCAGTCCTTGGCGGTGCTGTAGCTCAGGTTCTCCGTCTCAATGCCGTTCTCCTGGAGCCACTCATGCACAAGGTCGTGTGTCTTGGCGGTAGGTGCAACGAGCTCATCGACCTGCTCGGCGCTGAGATGCTGACCGTAGCGAGCATGGTCGGGGTCAGAGACTATCCAACGTTAGCATGAGAATCCGTCGACCAAACTTGCATTGGGCAACATCTTACCCTCGTGGAGATGACGGTCCAGCTCCTCGAAGCGGCCCTGCTTCAGACCGATCTGCAGAGAGATGGTCTTTCCACCATGGGCGCGGTCTTGCTTCTGCCACTCCTTGGGCACAAAATGCGTCTCCTTGACGACGTACGGCGAGCGCGCACTGATGGGCGTCGCGAGCGCCTCACAGAAGGCGAGAATGGCGGCAGCCACGAAAGCGGACTTGATCTGCATGATGGACGAGGACAAGAACGAGGACAAgaacgaggacgaggacgaggataGAGGTCACGTACAGAACTGACAGACGCACAGCATCTTTTACAAAGGGGTTCCAGCCGGTACTTATCTCTCCATGGGAATTACGGTGGAGCCACACGCTCTCCTCCATACTCCTCTCCGTGGCGACGATTGCTGTAGGAGCGGCCGAAGCAGATTGCCCCACAACCGCACCTTCCAAGAACAATCAAGCCCTCGGTTGGAAGCTTGAGCGCATAGAGTCAGTGGCGATGTTATGCTTGCGTGTGCTTGGTCATCGTCGTTAACGGCGTTGAGAGCTtggcacctgcttctttggaCGCGAGCGACGTCGCTAATGTTGGCCTACAATGTCTTGAGTGGGTCTGGGCGTTTTCAAGGACTTTGGTCTCCACTGATGCAAGTACTTGCCCGAGGACACGGACGGTCGACAAGCACTACTCTGCACATCCAGGCCACCTACCTTCCTGTTCGAGCCATGGCCTACCCTGCGCACGAGTACCTGGTCGTGCACGACATGCGGGTTCCGGGCTGCTGGTCTGCACGCGGGGACGGCGTCAGTGTCGAGATGGCGTGATGCAGTCCGTTTGTTGCCTCTGCATGCCGATCCTACACTGCTGTGGCTCGTCAGCATAAGCCGCGTCTAGATCGTAGGTGTATCGTTCTCTTCACGAGCCAAAGCCGATCTATCTTGATACGCACTGACAAGATCCCGCTCCACCTCGAGTCAAGCAACACGAAACACCGTGCTGCCCTAAAACCATGACCAGGTTGTAAAAGATAACACACGTCTTCTACTGGCTTCCAGCATCGTGGTAGTCGAGATATCGAGCGCATTGCGAACAGAGCATGGACACAAATGATACATGACCCTGTTGGCTTGTGCGAGTCATTTGAACTGGCAACTTGCAGAGTTGTCAACAAACAAAATCGATCGCCTGTTTGATACCATTTTGGGCGTGCACGTTGCATACCGCTGTCCGTGGAGCTGTGCAAGTCCCAGCCCTTGGTCTGTTCACGAATCAAAACGTCGATCAATTTTGTTTGTTGACAACTCCGCTGGCAAGGAAAAAGATGGCCACCACAATCTACTACAGCAGATACCTACCTTCTCTCCAGGTAGCGTGAGGACCAGTAGATTTTCGCCTCGTCTTGTGCCAATCAAACACATCAGCCATCCATCTGTGATCAAGTTGGATCCGAAGCAGTACCCTATTACCTTCTTGCAATACTATATTCTATTCTTGCAGTACTCTATTCCCCTCTTACACTTCTATCACGAATCGTACGCCGTGCCAGATCTACTGATGCATCGCCGCAAAGCGCAGAATTACAAAAGCTATCCACTGAAAATACCCGACACCTATTCGACGCGTTTCTTGCCTTCTTCCAAGCCCAGCAGCCGTGCGTCGCTCTTGCCACGCTCGTGCTTGGTGCCGACCAGAGAGCCAACGACGGGATTGTGCGAGACTTTGGCAAGGCTGGATTGGTAGGCTTCCACTTGGTGCGGTAAGCGGTTGAGCTTCGGCCAGTTGACCTGTGCTTGGTTAGCCTTGACAGACGTGAGAGTCGTCGGAAAACGTACATAGAGGGTGCCGTTGGTCCACATGAAGTTCAGGCAGGCGCCTGCCGTGGCCAGGCTGAGAACGAGAAGCAGTCGTAGCGGCCAGACGGCGGCGTCGGGTGCCCGTCTGGTGAAGCTGCCTACGAAGATGAGGAAGATGCTCGCAGCTAGAAGGTAAGGTATCGATTGAATAAAGAGCGGTCTTCGGTCGGCGAACAGCAGCTGGTCGCCAATGCCAGAGTCGCTGGGCAGATGGTTGCCGAGGAACAGATCGAAAGCGTCCTGTCTCGGCCCGTCGCTGAAGTTGTTGAGGCAGTATCGTGTGATGGAGTTGTTGAGGTCTTGAAGGGCACCACCCTTGGTGCGCACGCCGAGACGGGTGAAGTCGGTCTTCAGCGCGCCCGTACCGGAGTACGACTTGGAAACGACGTCTGCGTTGTCGGCCCAGACGTTGCGGAACAAGAACTCAAACGCCTTGTCCTCTTCTGCACTCTCGCCCTCGTGCATCAAGCCAATGTCGATGAGCATGCGCGACAGGATGAATCGCCCAATCATGCTCTGCACAACGTTGGTACGATCCAAGCAGTCCATGCAGTTGGTGCGGACGACAGCAGTCTGGTGGCGCCTGACTTCGACGCGGCTTCCGTCCCCAGGCATGTCGACAGCCCTGAAGTAGCCATGCTTCAACACATGTGGCTCCAACTGGTCCATGAGCAGCTTGGCTCGATCCCAGCGCAGGCCCTTGGTCTCGGTGTGGAAGTCAAAGTAGACGTAGTGGATGCGGTCCCAGACGGTCTGTGCATTGGCAGGCTCGACAATGTGGAACTTCTCCTCGGTGATCTTGTCGCCCTCGACGTTCTCGTTGGGTGCTGTGAGCAGGTGGTTGACCATCTCCTCGTATGCCTCCTTGACCCGCTGCTCGCGGCCTTTCTGGTTGACCAGGTTGACGAGCCAGTTGTCTCCGTACAGACGTATCTGCTCTGCGAAATGCTTCTTGGCAGCAGGAACCGCGTTCTCGACGGCGCGCACCTGCAGCTTGGGCGTGTACTTGAGGGTGTTGATCTCGGCCCAGTACACAGGCACACTGCCTCGCGTCTGGACGTATGCGAGGACTTGGGTCTCTTTGCCAGTCTGTGCGCCGGTTGCGCCGTTCTGGTTGGAGCCAAAGCCTCCTGGGCCGCCCGAGGCATTGTCGTTGAGGATGATGGCCTGTTCCGTCTCGTTGAAGTTGGACACGTTGCCGTTCTCGTCGATGCCACGCGAGAAGTATCGTGTTCCTGCCTTGAGTCGAGACCTGCGTGTGATGAGGATGAAGGTGAGCGGGGTGCCCTTGATCGACGTGTTCTTGATCTCCATCATGCCGTACATGACGGGCAGAATGTAAGGGTCGACGTCGGGCGACTGGCCACTCGAGTGGCGCCCATAGCCGGTGCTCAGTCCTCCGCGGAAGTCGATCAGGTCGCTGGATACGAAGCGGTTCCAGAAGAAACGGTCGTCTGCGCGCTTCCAGAGGGGGAGCGAGGGGTCGAGGTGGGCCTGTCGCTGGAAGGTGTTTGTGATGTCGAACGAGTAGGAGAAGAACAAGGGCGATGTCTTGATCAGCGTCTTGAGCAGAGATAGGTAGTTGTCCTCGTCGGGGTCGTGCAGGGGCCGCTCGCGCAGGGGCAGAAATTCGGTCGCGACGACCTTGTAGATCATGTGGCCCTTGATGCGGCCCATGGGCTGGGCCTTTGTGATGACGATGATGTACTTGTCTGCATGGGCGTCAGCGCGCGCCTGCGTTGGCTACTTGGAGGATGGAGGATGGAGGATGGAGGATGGAGGATGGAGGATGGAGGACTAGAAGATAGAGGACTGGACGATTAGAGAGACATGGAGGATGTGGAAGGGTATGAGGATCTGAGGGGATCTTTGGGTCCTCACCTAGTCGCAGCTTGATGATGCCGAGAATGCCAGCGACGCTCGACACACGCTTGGAGCCCAGCAGCTTCCCATCGTGCAGGCGGATGTCGCCCGAGGGCCGCTCGACGACGAGCGTGGGTGCCGTGGGCGAGGAGGGGGAGGAGAAGGCGTAGTGCGAGGAGGAGGAGTGGACGTTGATGTCGCGGTACGGCAGGACGGCGCCCATGGCAGCGGTGCGGCGTCACGAgcagtggtggtggtggtggtggtccAAGGTGCCGTTGCCCCGCTCTCCCATGCgctgtggtggtggtgttggtgttggtggtggtgctggtggtgctggtggtgctggtagTGGTGCTGGTAGTGGTGCTGGTAGTGGTGCTGGTAGTGGTGCTGGTAGTGGTGCTGGTAGTGGTGCTGGTAGTGGTGCTGGTAGTGGTGCTGGTAGTGGTGCTGGTAGTGGTGCTGGTAGTGgtgctactactactgctgctgctgctgctgctgctgctgctgcttctgtTGGCAGTGGTGTGGGTGGACGTGTCACAGCTGGCTGGCAATGTTTCCCCCCATGCTGCAGGCCTCGAAGCCACGAAGCGTTTCGTCATCGGGGCGCGGCGGACCCTGGCGCGCCAAGCAATAGCAGCCCGTCACAGGGCAACGACAACCCAACGGCCCTCGTCTGTCTGTCTATCGATCCATCTTCCTCTTGCACTTCCCTACAGCGCCACCCACCAGCCCCCCTCCCCCGCACCGCCGCCCTCGTCCCTCGCGTCTCCGTCCAACGCAACGCCACCACACCTCGCTCCCTCCCTCCCCCCGTCCGCCATCCGCCGGCCACGACCCGGTCACGCCGCGCCCACCCCAGCCCGCCATGTCGCAGCAGAGAGTCCAGCAGGGCGGACGGCCTGGAGGCTCCCGGTTCGCACAGTTCAAGCTGGTGCTGCTCGGTATGCGCCCGCGTCTGggcctgcgcctgcgcctgcacgTGCGAAGTGTGTCCATGCAGCCTGCTAACCGTGCCCAGGTGAATCCGCGGTAGGAAAGGTGCGCTGCGCTATCCAGGCAGCCGTGATGCCAGCTAACATGCATGCAGTCCTCGCTCGTGTTGCGCTTTGTCAAGGTGAGCAGCAGGCCACACCCTAACCTCCACCACGCCAACACACCCACAGGACCAATTCGACGACTACCGGGAATCCACCATCGGCGCCGCCTTCCTCACCCAGACCATCGCCCTCGACGACAGCACAACCGTCAAGTTTGAGATCTGGGACACGGCCGGCCAGGAGCGCTACAAGTCGCTCGCCCCCATGTACTACCGAAACGCAAACTGCGCCGTCGTCGTCTACGACATCACACAAGCGGTACGCCCCGCCTGCCCCGCCTGCCACGCCCGCTTCTGCGCCCGCTTCCGCGCCCGCTTCCGCGCCCTGCTAACACGACACAGGCCTCGCTCGACAAGGCGAAAGCATGGGTCAAGGAGCTCCAGCGCCAGGCCAACGAGAACATCATCATCGCCCTTGCCGGCAACAAGCTCGACCTGGCCACCGAGTCCCCCGACAAGCGCGCCATCtccgccgccgacgccgagCAGTATGCCCGCGAAGCCggcctcctcttcttcgagACGTCCGCCAAGACGAGCGAGAACGTGCGCGAGCTCTTCACCGCCATTGCAAAGAAGCTGCCCCTCGACCAGGCCGGCCCGCGAAGCCTGAGGCCCGGCCAGCAAAGACAGGGTGTCAACCTCAGGCCCGAGGCCAACCAGACACAGGGCCCTGCAGGCTGCAACTGCTAGTGGGACGTGTCCATCACTGGCTTGGTAGGTGTAGCGCTCGTTGCCCAACTTTGAACAAGGAGCCATGCCGTGCACGTACGCTTTCCCCGCATCCGTCCGTCTGATCTTCACTTATAGGGTACATTGGGAACCTGGCGTTCCGGCTTTGCTTGCTATGCGTGGAGAGAGATCCGGGGCCACCTGACTAATTAATTATAATGATTTCGTCAGCCCCTCTCTATCTGTCTACCGTCCCGAACGCCTTTCCCACGCTGTCTCCCTGTGCGTCGTTCAAATAATTCCCCCGCTATCCTCTTGCTGTCGTTCCCTTGCCCGTCTCGTACCTCGGCCGTTTCTTGTTTCAGCCCACCGTCGACCTCCATGCAAACACCCACTCCGCAGGCCTCTTGTACAGCTGTCCATACTGGCTCTCCGTCACGTTTGCGTCCTTGCCATCCTTGTTCCAGTACGTGCCCTCGCTCGCCGTGGTTTTCATATGCATGCTATCACCCGTCCGTCAGCCTTGCTTGTTTTCCTTTCCCCCACGAAACGACGAATCGCAGACAGGCAGGCCACTCACCCCTGGTACGTCCACAAGCGCATAATCTCCACACTATCCAGGTTCGCCGAGAACTTGAACCTCAGCCGCTCGTCTGCATGGGCCGCGTCCCCGACAGGTTCGCACCGCAGGTAGTCGGTCGTGTTGCACAGATCGCTCGCCATGTGCGCTAGGCACATTGTGCTCCAGCGCTGCGCTGGGTCTGGGTGCACCAGCGTTAGGTTGAAGACGGCGCGCGAGTGCATCTCGGGGTAGGCGGGAGCGGCGCGGAAGGCTTCGAAGTCTGCCACTACGAAGTACGGGCTGAAGGCGGAGGAGGGGGAGAGCTCTGCTGACGGGCTGCAGAGAGCGAGAGCGAGGAGAGTGGAGAGGGTAGTTAGGACTTGGACGAGCATGGTGCAGGATTTGCCGATGAATCTCGCCGTGCAAATGAAGGAGAAGAACTACCAAGAAAATACACATCCCCCTACACCGACCATGTTTGCTTCttatgctgctgctgctgctgctgctgctgcccgtCCAACCCACCCAACCAAACCAGTCGAGCACCTACCCACCTCCTCAGTCAACCCCCCAAGCCTCACGCACGTCATCCCCGTCCAAAAACTCCCTTGGCCATCCCATCACGACTCGTCCCTGTACGTCTTGCTTCTCCCCTCCCCTCCCTCCCCTCCCTCCCCCTACTAAAACCCGTCCCTTAAACGATCAGCACCTACATCAAGTCGCAGTCTCCCCCGCCTCGCGCGCGCACAGCCGCGGCTCACGTGGCACAGGTGTTCGGCGTCGTGCTTCGGGGCCACGTGTGCGGTATGCAAGGTACGTGGCGGAGGGTTATAGGGGGGGGGGGTGTTAGGGTTTGGATACTCTGGGGTTGTTTGCGTGTGTGCGTGTGATGCCACAATGGTCGTGGTGAGGACTTTGAGGAGTGGTGTACATCTGCGCTTTGCGTGGGCGAGCGAAGAGGGGTGGTGCAGTGTGAGTGGGTGGGTTTGGATGGCTGGTGATGCGCGACATTTCCTCTCCGAGACAGTGGCTGCGCGACGACGCCCCGTGGAAAAAAAAACCCCCCCTCCCTTCAACCAAAGGGGCTGTCGCTGGTGGTTCTTGGTCTGTGGAGCTGCTGCGGTGGATCAGACTGTGTGGATTGGGCGATGCGGAGTCACAGAGGCAAACTTGCCCGCGCGTTCGTGTCCTCTTGGTCCGTTCAAGCTGGCCCAGCGGCCAAAGCAGTAAGTGGGTTCAGTTACAGCTGGAACGTGCGACATGCCACGATACACGAGCTTGGTGTT
This region includes:
- a CDS encoding GTP-binding protein of the rab/ypt; translated protein: MSQQRVQQGGRPGGSRFAQFKLVLLGESAVGKSSLVLRFVKDQFDDYRESTIGAAFLTQTIALDDSTTVKFEIWDTAGQERYKSLAPMYYRNANCAVVVYDITQAASLDKAKAWVKELQRQANENIIIALAGNKLDLATESPDKRAISAADAEQYAREAGLLFFETSAKTSENVRELFTAIAKKLPLDQAGPRSLRPGQQRQGVNLRPEANQTQGPAGCNC
- a CDS encoding Tripeptidyl-peptidase I, producing MQIKSAFVAAAILAFCEALATPISARSPYVVKETHFVPKEWQKQDRAHGGKTISLQIGLKQGRFEELDRHLHEVSDPDHARYGQHLSAEQVDELVAPTAKTHDLVHEWLQENGIETENLSYSTAKDWVTVRLPIESVEKLLDTEYHNYKHHDGSVVARATSWSLPRHLHDHIDAIQPTTSFFRGSKDVATYFEGAAEIPQGYQTPSNQTISAVCNATSVTPQCFETLYQTKGYKPKALDKNNVAFNNFLAEVPIRPDGKQFLQKYRPESVAQAANFKQFSIDNGPVQDGPLTANQTADGKSREANLDFQAIAGISYNTPIISYSTGGSPPFIPDITTPDNTNEPYLVWVNYLLSQKDLPKIVSTSYGDSEQTVPRSYAERVCKQFAQAGARGTTLLFSSGDSGLGGTDKCYSNDGKNTYRFNPNFPASCPYVTAVGATMNFEPEEAVYRPGRNTSTGYRDFYAGGSGFSDYFDRPTWQGNAVPQYIKHLNGQYDGLYNKKGRAYPDLAAQGLYFAYVWNGTEGTISGTSASTPLTAGIFSLVNDALIASGKPVLGYLNPWLYKKGYKGLNDILKGTSHGCNVDGFPVTKGWDPVTGWGTPNFPKLLKAAGAKVH
- a CDS encoding Phosphoinositide phosphatase sac1, whose translation is MGAVLPYRDINVHSSSSHYAFSSPSSPTAPTLVVERPSGDIRLHDGKLLGSKRVSSVAGILGIIKLRLDKYIIVITKAQPMGRIKGHMIYKVVATEFLPLRERPLHDPDEDNYLSLLKTLIKTSPLFFSYSFDITNTFQRQAHLDPSLPLWKRADDRFFWNRFVSSDLIDFRGGLSTGYGRHSSGQSPDVDPYILPVMYGMMEIKNTSIKGTPLTFILITRRSRLKAGTRYFSRGIDENGNVSNFNETEQAIILNDNASGGPGGFGSNQNGATGAQTGKETQVLAYVQTRGSVPVYWAEINTLKYTPKLQVRAVENAVPAAKKHFAEQIRLYGDNWLVNLVNQKGREQRVKEAYEEMVNHLLTAPNENVEGDKITEEKFHIVEPANAQTVWDRIHYVYFDFHTETKGLRWDRAKLLMDQLEPHVLKHGYFRAVDMPGDGSRVEVRRHQTAVVRTNCMDCLDRTNVVQSMIGRFILSRMLIDIGLMHEGESAEEDKAFEFLFRNVWADNADVVSKSYSGTGALKTDFTRLGVRTKGGALQDLNNSITRYCLNNFSDGPRQDAFDLFLGNHLPSDSGIGDQLLFADRRPLFIQSIPYLLAASIFLIFVGSFTRRAPDAAVWPLRLLLVLSLATAGACLNFMWTNGTLYVNWPKLNRLPHQVEAYQSSLAKVSHNPVVGSLVGTKHERGKSDARLLGLEEGKKRVE